A section of the Nitrospinota bacterium genome encodes:
- a CDS encoding M48 family metallopeptidase translates to MNRKSGRLYLILFITLLTIISCAGTTGPKVSEQEFLREKEILQKKAEEFKKAQQGKVGKVGEKLLLYIQNHPQISFHMVDDQSVNAAATFNKVFVTYGMMRFIKTEDELAVVLGHELAHITRGHLKKSITKNILLDIPVLILGTLAESQVSGTGQVVSMLGGAFSQKFNRDYEREADVYGLKYAYEAGYDIKAGARIWERFAIEVPKSLSRDFFSSHPSSPERLIRIKKVSSALLSGQGIEGLEENPK, encoded by the coding sequence ATGAATAGAAAAAGTGGTAGATTATATTTAATCCTTTTTATAACTCTTTTAACAATCATTTCCTGTGCTGGGACTACAGGACCAAAGGTATCAGAGCAGGAGTTTCTTCGTGAGAAGGAGATATTACAAAAGAAGGCAGAAGAATTCAAAAAGGCCCAGCAGGGAAAAGTAGGGAAGGTAGGTGAGAAGCTCCTTTTATATATTCAGAACCACCCACAAATAAGTTTCCATATGGTTGATGACCAGAGTGTTAATGCAGCGGCAACATTTAATAAGGTCTTTGTAACTTATGGCATGATGCGTTTTATAAAGACTGAGGATGAACTCGCCGTAGTTTTGGGACATGAACTCGCTCATATAACAAGGGGTCATCTCAAAAAGAGTATTACAAAAAATATTTTACTGGACATCCCCGTTTTGATTTTAGGGACCCTTGCTGAATCTCAGGTTAGTGGAACAGGACAGGTAGTTTCTATGCTGGGGGGTGCCTTTTCTCAGAAGTTCAACAGGGATTATGAAAGAGAAGCAGATGTTTATGGTCTTAAATATGCCTATGAGGCAGGTTATGACATAAAGGCAGGAGCAAGGATATGGGAGAGATTTGCCATTGAGGTTCCAAAGAGTCTGTCAAGAGACTTTTTTAGCAGTCATCCCTCCTCTCCAGAGCGATTGATAAGGATAAAAAAGGTTAGCAGCGCTTTACTATCGGGCCAAGGAATTGAGGGATTGGAAGAGAATCCTAAATAA